The Alnus glutinosa chromosome 10, dhAlnGlut1.1, whole genome shotgun sequence DNA window CAATATTGTCGCAATAAGACAATTACATCATACTACCATGTTTCTTCGCACGTGCAGTGGGGGCCACCAAAGAGGCCAATGTGGTAGATGATGCCAAATACGGTAAATTTGGAGGAAAACCTGGTGGCAGATATGGGGGATACCAAGGTGGACGATCTCGAGATCCTAGAATTCTTAAAAGTGGGTCTGGCAAATATCGCTGCCCCGCCCATCGTAGCGACGACAGTGTGTGGAGCAAAGGTCGCGGTTCGGAGCACCGAGGTATCAGCAGTTGTCCCCCTACTAATCATGATGCAGAAACCGAAGCCAAGCCTCAAAACTAAAGCAACGTAATtatctaaattatatatatggtgtTTAATTTCGTTGTAATTAATGTAGTATTTAAATAATGGTTAATTATAAAATTGGTCCTAGTGCTTTTGAtcttgagaaatgatccatatactcatttctcacaacagccccacaacaa harbors:
- the LOC133878969 gene encoding uncharacterized protein LOC133878969 produces the protein MGSKAFLLLGLLLAIVLLVSSELSPRDQAKTSSDQRKVGATKEANVVDDAKYGKFGGKPGGRYGGYQGGRSRDPRILKSGSGKYRCPAHRSDDSVWSKGRGSEHRGISSCPPTNHDAETEAKPQN